A window from Acidobacteriota bacterium encodes these proteins:
- a CDS encoding glutamine-hydrolyzing GMP synthase, with the protein MASHETILIVDFGSQVTQLIARRIREAGVYAEIVPPARAPERWAAPGVRGIVLSGGPASVYEEGAPPLPDGLLATGLPVLGICYGMQLLVHSAGGRVEPAPAREFGRAELVREGPSQLLNGWPERSVVWMSHGDSIAALPAGMRVTARTESAPYAVVEDDGRRLYGVQFHPEVRHTEYGTELLANFALAICGCRGDWTMEAYEREAVEEIRRTVGEEDRVVCALSGGVDSSVMALLVHRAVGDRLTAVFVDNGLLRLGEREQVVATFRDRYRLPVEVVDAREEFLDRLRGVVDPEEKRRRIGHTFIEVFERAASRSGARWLAQGTIYPDRIESASVSGPSAVIKTHHNVGGLPERMRLGLVEPLKWLFKDEVRRLGERLGLAPAFVRRHPFPGPGLAVRVLGEVTAERLEILRRADHIFREELEVSGWMERTSQAFAVLLPVRSVGVMGDGRTYEQVIALRSVDTDDFMTADWSRLPEDLLARVATRIVGEVRGVNRVVYDITSKPPATIEWE; encoded by the coding sequence GTGGCGTCCCACGAGACGATCCTGATCGTCGACTTCGGCAGCCAGGTCACGCAGCTGATCGCGCGCCGGATCCGCGAGGCCGGCGTGTACGCGGAGATCGTTCCGCCCGCCCGCGCGCCGGAACGCTGGGCGGCCCCGGGCGTCCGGGGGATCGTGCTGTCGGGCGGTCCCGCTTCCGTCTACGAGGAGGGAGCGCCGCCGCTGCCCGACGGCCTGCTCGCCACCGGCCTGCCGGTGCTCGGAATCTGCTACGGGATGCAGCTGCTCGTGCACAGTGCGGGGGGCCGCGTGGAGCCGGCGCCGGCGCGCGAGTTCGGCCGCGCGGAGCTGGTGCGCGAAGGACCCTCGCAGCTCCTCAACGGGTGGCCCGAGCGCAGCGTCGTCTGGATGAGTCACGGCGACAGCATCGCCGCCCTCCCGGCGGGTATGCGCGTCACCGCCCGGACGGAGAGCGCTCCCTACGCGGTCGTCGAGGACGACGGCCGCCGGCTGTATGGCGTGCAGTTCCATCCGGAGGTCCGCCACACCGAGTACGGGACCGAGCTCCTGGCCAACTTCGCCCTGGCCATCTGCGGCTGCCGGGGCGACTGGACGATGGAAGCCTACGAGCGGGAAGCGGTGGAGGAGATCCGCCGCACGGTGGGCGAGGAGGATCGCGTCGTCTGCGCCCTTTCCGGAGGCGTGGACTCCTCGGTGATGGCGCTGTTGGTGCATCGGGCCGTCGGGGACCGCCTCACCGCGGTGTTCGTCGACAACGGCCTGCTGCGGCTGGGAGAGCGGGAACAGGTGGTGGCGACCTTCCGCGACCGCTACCGCCTTCCGGTCGAGGTGGTCGACGCGCGGGAGGAGTTTCTCGATCGTTTGCGGGGCGTCGTCGATCCGGAGGAGAAGCGGCGTCGCATCGGGCACACGTTCATCGAGGTCTTCGAACGCGCCGCATCCCGCAGCGGAGCGCGGTGGCTGGCTCAGGGAACCATCTATCCCGATCGGATCGAGTCGGCGTCCGTGTCGGGACCGTCGGCGGTGATCAAGACGCACCACAACGTGGGCGGCCTGCCCGAGCGGATGCGGCTGGGCCTCGTCGAGCCGCTCAAGTGGCTGTTCAAGGACGAGGTCCGCCGCCTGGGCGAGCGACTCGGCCTGGCACCGGCCTTCGTCCGGCGGCATCCGTTCCCCGGACCGGGGCTCGCCGTGCGCGTGCTCGGTGAGGTGACCGCCGAGCGGCTGGAGATCCTCCGGCGGGCCGACCACATCTTCCGCGAGGAGCTCGAGGTGTCGGGATGGATGGAGCGCACCTCGCAGGCCTTCGCCGTCCTGCTGCCGGTGCGGAGCGTCGGGGTGATGGGGGATGGCCGCACCTACGAGCAGGTGATCGCGCTCCGCTCGGTCGACACCGACGACTTCATGACGGCCGACTGGTCGCGGCTGCCGGAGGATCTGCTGGCGCGGGTGGCGACCCGGATCGTGGGCGAGGTTCGCGGGGTGAACCGCGTCGTCTACGACATCACCTCCAAGCCGCCGGCCACGATCGAGTGGGAGTGA
- a CDS encoding methionine adenosyltransferase, producing the protein MCMERYVFTSESVTEGHPDKLADQISDAVLDAVLKKDPVGRVACETLVTTGLALVAGEITTAAFIDFQEVVRGTIEAVGYTDPAFGFDAKTCCVMATIDEQSPDIKIGVDKDGAGDQGLMFGYACRETPELMPLPIMLAHRICQRLALLRRSGELPYLRPDGKSQVTVEYEGDRPVRVPAVVVSTQHDDDVTHERIRRDVIEQVIRAVIPPEMLDEDTRYHVNPTGRFVVGGPHGDTGLTGRKIIVDTYGGVGHHGGGAFSGKDPTKVDRSASYMARKVAKNIVAGGLADRCEVQLAYAIGVAEPVSVRVMTFGTGKVPESQLERAVREVFPLTPRGIIEHLQLRRPIYRKTAAYGHFGREDADFTWEAVDMVDRLTKVVNG; encoded by the coding sequence TTGTGCATGGAGCGGTACGTCTTCACCTCCGAGTCGGTCACGGAGGGGCATCCCGACAAGCTCGCCGACCAGATCTCGGACGCCGTGCTCGACGCGGTTCTCAAGAAGGACCCGGTGGGGAGGGTGGCCTGCGAGACGCTGGTCACCACCGGCCTCGCGCTCGTCGCCGGGGAGATCACCACGGCGGCGTTCATCGATTTCCAGGAGGTCGTGCGCGGGACGATCGAGGCGGTCGGCTACACCGATCCCGCCTTCGGCTTCGACGCGAAGACCTGCTGCGTGATGGCCACGATCGACGAGCAGTCTCCGGACATCAAGATCGGCGTGGACAAGGACGGAGCCGGCGATCAGGGGCTCATGTTCGGCTACGCCTGCCGTGAAACGCCGGAGCTGATGCCGCTGCCGATCATGCTGGCGCACCGCATCTGCCAGCGGCTCGCGTTGCTGCGGCGTTCGGGCGAACTGCCGTATCTCCGGCCCGACGGGAAGAGCCAGGTCACGGTCGAGTACGAGGGGGACCGGCCGGTGCGGGTGCCGGCGGTGGTGGTGAGCACCCAGCACGACGACGACGTCACCCACGAGCGGATCCGGCGCGACGTCATCGAACAGGTGATCCGTGCGGTGATCCCGCCGGAGATGCTCGACGAGGACACCCGGTACCACGTCAACCCGACGGGCCGGTTCGTCGTCGGAGGCCCGCACGGCGACACCGGCCTCACCGGCCGGAAGATCATCGTCGATACCTACGGCGGGGTCGGCCATCACGGGGGCGGCGCCTTTTCCGGCAAGGACCCGACCAAGGTGGACCGCTCGGCTTCCTACATGGCCCGGAAGGTGGCGAAGAACATCGTCGCCGGCGGCCTCGCCGACCGATGCGAGGTGCAGCTCGCCTACGCGATCGGCGTCGCGGAGCCGGTCTCGGTGCGAGTGATGACTTTCGGTACCGGGAAGGTCCCGGAGTCGCAGCTCGAGCGGGCGGTCCGCGAGGTGTTCCCGCTGACGCCCCGCGGGATCATCGAGCATCTCCAGCTGCGGCGGCCGATCTACCGCAAAACGGCCGCGTACGGCCACTTCGGCCGGGAGGACGCCGATTTCACGTGGGAGGCGGTCGACATGGTCGACCGCCTGACCAAGGTCGTGAACGGTTGA
- a CDS encoding YjgP/YjgQ family permease, whose protein sequence is MPRARVDRYVLKEFGAPFAFGLAGFTFVLLINYLFLLARQTIEKRVPVRLVLGFVLAKLPYLLILTLPMAVLLATLVGIGRMASQHEVVALQAAGIAPARLARPLLGAAVVATAASLLTAHFLVPLGNVHARSLAAEVVRSRDLSREIDPGVFYNRLPGTVLYARSAADAPGQGRVLEGILLHQEAPDRSVASLVVAARGRAVFDRETGRVSLLLDDGERHLWQPGRGGYSVIRFSRFTMTFPPDAAFQALVGSRRRDHRDAVGAALPALIRKYAKEAAEARSAGRRLAARVRLRKARLEWHRRWALPVAVLALALAAFPLAVRSRRGGRFVGLSQALSIIFLFWLVLNVGLGLSEQGTWPPWLGPWLPDGLVGLWAVVLWLRLGHRRRLPFATRLAGLLPRFGRRRPAGGGFRPERWAGFTRLDAYLTAGHLRYLAAGLAVLLLLTSVLEFKEGFEAISPDRRDLPWGDLLAYVGLALPGRLRFLLPIAALFAAMVSLAVIAQAGEIVALKASGIGPPRIAAPLLLATLAVSAVYALTQETLVPAAARESQRALERLRGRPSTDDIQTGRRWLVGEDGALWSMLGWDGRRKTILAPSVTLVDPATARIVERIEARQARFVDGTWRFTRGWRRVFRPDAAPPRYETFDTYASPLSEPPETFGETRRRLLLGRRLADQMSFAELRAHLQRVARSGYDATPLRVGLYEKLAQPLLPVLLVLLGAPLMLSGGTRHRSRYGFGLALLITFAFWSLWAVTTSFGREGALAPELAVWLPPALLAAGGTALLARAR, encoded by the coding sequence ATGCCGCGCGCGCGGGTCGATCGGTACGTGCTGAAGGAGTTCGGCGCTCCCTTCGCCTTCGGGCTCGCGGGCTTCACCTTCGTTCTCCTGATCAACTACCTCTTCCTCCTGGCCCGGCAGACGATCGAAAAGCGGGTCCCGGTTCGGCTCGTTCTCGGTTTCGTCCTCGCCAAGCTCCCCTACCTGCTGATCCTGACCCTCCCGATGGCGGTCCTGCTGGCCACGCTCGTCGGGATCGGCCGGATGGCCTCCCAGCACGAGGTGGTCGCCCTCCAGGCGGCCGGAATCGCGCCGGCCCGCCTGGCCCGCCCGCTGTTGGGAGCGGCGGTGGTGGCGACCGCGGCGAGCCTCCTCACCGCCCACTTCCTGGTGCCGCTCGGGAACGTGCACGCGCGCAGCCTCGCCGCCGAGGTCGTCCGGTCCCGAGACCTCTCCCGGGAGATCGATCCGGGTGTCTTCTACAACCGGCTGCCCGGGACGGTGCTCTACGCCCGCTCCGCCGCGGATGCCCCGGGCCAGGGTCGCGTCCTGGAGGGGATCCTCCTGCACCAGGAGGCGCCCGACCGCTCGGTCGCCTCGCTGGTCGTCGCCGCTCGGGGCCGAGCCGTCTTCGACCGCGAGACCGGACGTGTCAGCCTCCTGCTCGACGACGGCGAGCGGCACCTCTGGCAGCCCGGCCGCGGCGGCTACAGCGTCATCCGGTTCAGCCGGTTCACGATGACTTTCCCCCCCGATGCGGCGTTTCAGGCCCTGGTCGGCTCGCGGCGCCGGGACCACCGCGATGCGGTCGGCGCCGCCCTCCCCGCGCTGATCCGGAAGTATGCGAAGGAAGCCGCGGAGGCCCGGTCGGCCGGGCGCCGTCTGGCCGCGCGCGTCCGCCTGCGGAAGGCCCGCCTCGAGTGGCACCGCCGGTGGGCGCTCCCGGTGGCGGTTCTCGCCTTGGCCCTGGCCGCCTTTCCACTCGCGGTGCGCTCCCGGCGGGGTGGCCGGTTCGTCGGCCTCAGCCAGGCGCTGTCGATCATTTTCCTCTTCTGGCTCGTGCTCAACGTCGGGCTCGGCCTTTCCGAACAGGGCACCTGGCCTCCCTGGTTGGGGCCCTGGCTCCCCGACGGCCTCGTCGGCCTGTGGGCCGTCGTGCTCTGGTTGCGATTGGGGCACCGGCGCCGCCTCCCGTTCGCCACGCGTCTCGCGGGGCTGCTGCCGCGGTTCGGGCGACGGCGGCCGGCGGGCGGCGGCTTTCGACCCGAGCGGTGGGCGGGCTTCACCCGGCTCGACGCCTACCTCACCGCCGGGCATCTGCGCTATCTCGCCGCCGGGCTGGCGGTGCTCCTCTTGCTGACCTCCGTCCTCGAGTTCAAGGAGGGCTTCGAGGCGATCTCCCCCGACCGGCGGGATCTCCCCTGGGGAGACCTCCTCGCCTACGTGGGGCTGGCCCTTCCGGGCCGGTTGAGGTTCCTCCTGCCGATCGCCGCGCTGTTCGCGGCCATGGTCAGCCTCGCCGTCATCGCCCAGGCGGGCGAGATCGTGGCCCTCAAGGCCTCCGGCATCGGGCCACCGCGGATCGCGGCGCCCCTGCTTCTGGCGACTCTGGCGGTGAGCGCCGTCTACGCCCTCACCCAGGAAACCCTCGTTCCGGCGGCGGCCCGCGAGTCCCAGCGGGCTCTCGAACGGCTCCGGGGCCGCCCCTCGACCGACGACATCCAGACCGGACGGCGGTGGCTGGTCGGAGAGGACGGAGCGCTCTGGTCGATGCTCGGCTGGGACGGACGCCGGAAGACCATCCTCGCCCCCTCCGTGACCCTCGTCGATCCGGCGACGGCGAGGATCGTCGAGCGGATCGAGGCGCGGCAGGCGCGTTTCGTGGACGGAACGTGGCGGTTCACCCGCGGCTGGCGCCGCGTCTTCCGACCCGACGCCGCACCCCCCCGATACGAGACCTTCGACACCTACGCCTCGCCCCTGTCCGAACCCCCGGAGACCTTCGGCGAGACGCGGCGGCGCCTCCTCCTCGGCCGTCGCCTGGCCGACCAGATGAGCTTCGCCGAACTCCGCGCCCACCTCCAGAGGGTCGCCAGGAGCGGCTATGACGCCACGCCGCTCCGGGTCGGGCTCTACGAGAAGCTCGCCCAGCCGCTCCTCCCGGTGCTCCTCGTCCTCCTCGGCGCCCCCCTGATGCTCTCCGGGGGCACGCGGCACCGCTCCCGCTACGGGTTCGGGCTGGCGCTGCTGATCACCTTCGCCTTCTGGTCGCTGTGGGCGGTCACGACGTCGTTCGGCCGCGAGGGGGCGCTCGCACCGGAGCTCGCCGTCTGGCTCCCCCCCGCCCTGCTCGCCGCCGGCGGGACCGCGCTGCTCGCCCGGGCCCGCTGA
- a CDS encoding DNA polymerase III subunit alpha — MARTPFVHLHNHTEFSLLDGGQRIPDLMKRAADLGMPAVAMTDHGNLFGAVPFFLAARDHGLKPILGAEVYVAPGSRFDRSVDARRRPYYHLLLIAETDEGFKNLVKLVSAGYLEGFYYRPRVDKELLRRHAAGLIATSGCLSAEIPVLLRARAYEEARRVLAEYLEIFGRDRFYLELQDHGLEAQRTVNEGILRLAEETGLPLIATNDVHFLTREDHAAHDVLICIGTGKKRNDEGRLRYSPEHYFKSAEEMAELFPERPDALANTVEIADRCRVELDFGRHHLPRFPVGEGEDLASALRRRAKEGFEARRAAWEREAKAGRLRHPLTDYEARLEKELDTIVEMGFPGYFLITADLIGEAKRKGIAVGPGRGSAAGSLVAYCLGITDIDPLQYDLLFERFLNPQRVTMPDIDIDFCFRRRGEIIDYVTEKYGRENVAQIITFGTLAARAAIRDAGRVLDLPYPEVDRIAKLVPEAIGTKLSEAIEEVPALAEMYRRGGPERELLDVAMRIEGMPRHASVHAAGVVITPEPVVEYVPLFRTNRDEITTQWAKDEVEKVGLLKMDFLGLKTLTLIEDCLASIEAAGLPKPDLDRIPLDDPETYELFGRGDTSGVFQFESSGMRDILRRLKPQKFEDLIALNALYRPGPLGSGMIEDFIQRRHGRVPVTYPHPLTEPILKETYGVIVYQEQVMQIASVMAGYSLGEADLLRRAMGKKKREVMEAERERFVAGAEKRGVSRRDAERIFELMAHFAGYGFNKSHSAAYALVAYRTAYLKAHYRVHFMAAQLTSEKDHTDKLVEYVAACREAGVEILPPSINRSGRYFEVEGDKIRFGLAAIKGVGEGSVDAILEARRRLGRFESLDQLCTEVDRKAINRRVLEALIKSGALDELGDRAALFAALDGALERGARAASDRAAGQASLFGGGEGITAPAPRPPEVPAWSDRERLAGEKEALGFYLSGHPLDEHAERLARVTTHRIAELGAAGEVAVGGMISGLRRRRTRAGEWMAVFNLEDTTGHVECVVFPKLFGEVQDRLEDGAIVVVAGRAEGGEGEFRLLAESVHSLEDAPERAADGLTIVLRADGAPVPIERLERVLESYPGSTPVYFEVVRPGAFRVWLEAGSGHRVSGGRELIGELRRLVGPDAVRPGRPG, encoded by the coding sequence GTGGCGCGCACGCCCTTCGTTCACCTGCACAATCACACCGAATTCAGCCTGCTCGACGGGGGCCAGCGGATCCCCGATCTGATGAAGCGGGCTGCCGACCTCGGCATGCCGGCGGTCGCGATGACGGACCACGGCAACCTGTTCGGGGCGGTCCCCTTCTTCCTGGCCGCGCGGGATCACGGTCTCAAGCCGATTCTGGGGGCGGAGGTCTACGTCGCCCCGGGCAGCCGGTTCGACCGAAGCGTCGACGCCCGGCGCCGTCCCTATTACCACCTGCTGCTGATCGCCGAAACGGACGAAGGCTTCAAGAACCTGGTGAAGCTGGTCAGCGCGGGCTATCTGGAGGGGTTCTACTACCGGCCGAGGGTGGACAAGGAGCTGCTCCGCCGGCATGCGGCGGGCCTGATCGCGACTTCCGGCTGCCTGTCGGCCGAGATCCCCGTCCTCCTCCGGGCACGGGCGTACGAGGAGGCGCGCCGCGTCCTCGCCGAGTATCTCGAGATCTTCGGTCGCGATCGGTTCTACCTCGAGCTGCAGGATCACGGCCTCGAGGCGCAGCGGACGGTGAACGAAGGGATCCTGCGCCTCGCCGAGGAGACCGGGCTGCCGCTGATCGCCACCAACGACGTGCACTTCCTCACGCGCGAGGACCACGCAGCCCACGACGTTCTGATCTGCATCGGGACGGGCAAGAAGCGGAACGACGAAGGCCGCCTCCGCTATTCCCCGGAGCACTACTTCAAGTCGGCCGAGGAGATGGCCGAGCTCTTCCCCGAGCGCCCGGATGCCCTGGCGAACACGGTCGAAATCGCGGACCGGTGCCGGGTCGAGCTCGACTTCGGCCGGCATCACCTCCCGCGGTTCCCGGTGGGCGAGGGAGAGGACCTGGCGAGCGCGCTGCGGAGGAGAGCGAAAGAAGGGTTCGAGGCGCGCCGGGCCGCTTGGGAGCGCGAAGCGAAGGCGGGCCGGCTGAGGCACCCGCTGACCGACTACGAGGCGCGCCTCGAGAAGGAGCTCGACACGATCGTCGAGATGGGTTTCCCCGGCTACTTCCTCATCACCGCCGATCTCATCGGCGAGGCGAAACGGAAGGGCATCGCCGTGGGGCCCGGGCGGGGGTCGGCGGCGGGATCGCTGGTGGCCTACTGCCTCGGCATCACCGACATCGATCCGCTGCAGTACGACCTCCTCTTCGAGCGGTTTCTCAATCCCCAGCGGGTGACGATGCCCGACATCGACATCGACTTCTGCTTCCGCCGGAGGGGAGAGATCATCGACTACGTGACCGAGAAGTACGGCCGGGAGAACGTGGCGCAGATCATCACCTTCGGAACGCTGGCCGCCAGGGCCGCGATTCGGGATGCCGGACGGGTCCTCGACCTCCCTTACCCGGAGGTCGATCGGATCGCCAAGCTGGTTCCGGAGGCGATCGGCACGAAGCTCAGCGAGGCGATCGAGGAGGTGCCGGCCCTGGCGGAGATGTACCGGCGCGGCGGCCCGGAGAGGGAGCTGCTCGACGTCGCGATGCGAATCGAGGGGATGCCGCGCCACGCGAGCGTTCACGCGGCGGGGGTGGTGATCACCCCGGAGCCGGTCGTCGAGTACGTTCCGCTCTTCCGGACGAACCGCGACGAGATCACCACACAGTGGGCCAAGGACGAGGTCGAGAAGGTCGGCCTGCTGAAGATGGACTTCCTCGGGCTGAAGACGCTGACCCTCATCGAGGACTGCCTCGCGTCGATCGAGGCGGCGGGATTGCCGAAGCCCGACCTCGACCGCATCCCCCTCGACGACCCCGAAACCTACGAGCTATTCGGCCGGGGGGACACCTCGGGCGTGTTCCAGTTCGAGTCCTCGGGGATGCGGGATATCCTGCGCCGGTTGAAGCCGCAGAAGTTCGAAGATCTCATCGCTCTCAACGCGTTGTACCGGCCGGGACCGCTCGGCTCCGGGATGATCGAGGACTTCATCCAGCGCCGTCACGGGCGCGTGCCGGTCACCTATCCCCACCCGCTGACGGAGCCGATCCTGAAGGAGACGTACGGCGTGATCGTGTATCAGGAGCAGGTGATGCAGATCGCGTCGGTGATGGCCGGCTACTCGCTGGGGGAGGCCGACCTCCTGCGGCGGGCCATGGGGAAAAAGAAGCGCGAGGTGATGGAAGCCGAACGGGAGCGCTTCGTGGCCGGAGCGGAGAAGCGGGGGGTCAGCCGGCGGGATGCCGAGCGGATCTTCGAACTCATGGCCCACTTCGCCGGCTACGGCTTCAACAAATCCCACTCCGCGGCCTACGCGCTCGTGGCCTACCGGACGGCGTACCTGAAGGCCCACTATCGCGTGCACTTCATGGCCGCCCAGCTGACGAGCGAGAAGGACCACACCGACAAGCTGGTCGAGTACGTGGCGGCCTGCCGCGAGGCGGGCGTGGAGATTCTCCCGCCGAGCATCAACCGGAGCGGGCGGTACTTCGAGGTCGAGGGCGACAAGATCCGCTTCGGCCTGGCGGCGATCAAGGGGGTGGGGGAGGGATCGGTGGACGCGATCCTCGAGGCGCGGCGGCGGCTCGGACGCTTCGAGTCCTTGGATCAGCTCTGCACCGAGGTCGATCGGAAGGCGATCAACCGGCGCGTCCTCGAGGCCCTCATCAAGTCCGGGGCCCTGGACGAGCTGGGCGATCGGGCGGCCCTGTTCGCGGCGCTGGACGGAGCCCTCGAGCGGGGTGCGCGGGCGGCGAGCGACCGGGCGGCGGGTCAGGCGTCGCTGTTCGGTGGGGGAGAGGGAATCACCGCGCCCGCCCCTCGGCCTCCCGAGGTGCCGGCGTGGTCCGACCGCGAGCGACTCGCCGGTGAGAAGGAAGCGCTCGGCTTCTACCTGTCCGGCCATCCCCTCGACGAGCACGCGGAGCGGCTCGCGCGCGTCACCACGCACCGGATCGCCGAGCTGGGCGCGGCGGGGGAGGTGGCCGTCGGCGGCATGATCAGCGGGCTGAGGCGGCGGCGCACGCGGGCGGGCGAGTGGATGGCGGTGTTCAACCTGGAGGACACGACGGGACACGTGGAGTGCGTCGTGTTCCCCAAGCTCTTCGGGGAGGTGCAGGACCGTCTCGAGGACGGCGCGATCGTGGTCGTCGCCGGGCGGGCCGAGGGGGGGGAGGGGGAGTTCCGGCTTCTCGCGGAGTCGGTCCATTCCCTCGAGGACGCGCCCGAGCGGGCGGCCGACGGGCTGACGATCGTCCTCCGCGCGGACGGTGCGCCGGTCCCGATCGAACGGCTGGAGCGGGTGCTGGAGTCTTACCCGGGCTCGACGCCGGTCTACTTCGAGGTGGTGCGCCCGGGAGCCTTCCGCGTCTGGCTCGAGGCGGGGAGCGGCCACCGCGTCAGCGGCGGCCGCGAACTCATCGGCGAACTCCGTCGGCTGGTGGGTCCCGACGCCGTCCGGCCGGGCCGGCCGGGCTGA
- a CDS encoding adenosylhomocysteinase, translating into MTYDVKDLGLARSGKERIEWADRTMPVLRSIREDFARRKPLRGVKIAACLHVTTETANLVRTLKAGGARVALCASNPLSTQDDTAASLVKDYKIPVFAVNGASHKLYYEHIHRALEIGPNVTMDDGCDLVSTVHSERRELLDDVIGGTEETTTGVIRLRAMAGDGSLAYPVIAVNDALTKHLFDNRYGTGQSTLDGVLRATNLLVSGMTVVVAGYGWCGRGIASRAMGLGAQVIVCEVDPLRALQAKMDGFRVLPMSAAAREGDLFLTATGNKHVIREEHFRRMKHGAVVANSGHFNVEIDIPALEKLSKSKRRVRGVVDVYTLRDGREIALLAEGRLVNLSAAEGHPASVMDMSFANQAMAVEHLVKQAGRLEPGVYKVPEAIDRKVAALKLRAMGVRIDRLTAEQRAYLASWQEGT; encoded by the coding sequence ATGACGTACGACGTCAAGGATCTCGGTCTGGCGCGCAGCGGCAAGGAGAGGATCGAGTGGGCGGACCGGACGATGCCGGTGCTGCGCTCGATCCGCGAGGACTTCGCCCGCCGCAAGCCGCTCCGCGGAGTCAAGATCGCCGCCTGCCTCCACGTCACCACGGAGACGGCCAATCTCGTCAGGACGCTGAAGGCGGGGGGCGCCCGGGTGGCCCTGTGCGCCAGCAACCCGCTCTCCACCCAGGACGACACGGCGGCTTCGCTGGTGAAGGACTACAAGATCCCCGTGTTCGCGGTGAACGGCGCGAGCCACAAGCTCTACTACGAGCACATCCACCGGGCGCTGGAGATCGGTCCCAACGTGACGATGGACGACGGGTGCGATCTCGTGTCGACCGTTCACAGCGAGCGGAGAGAGCTCCTCGACGACGTCATCGGGGGAACCGAGGAGACGACGACGGGCGTGATCCGGCTCCGGGCCATGGCCGGGGACGGATCCCTGGCCTACCCGGTCATCGCGGTCAACGACGCGTTGACGAAGCATCTGTTCGACAACCGGTACGGGACGGGTCAGAGCACCCTCGACGGCGTGCTCCGGGCGACCAACCTGCTGGTCTCCGGCATGACCGTCGTGGTGGCCGGATACGGTTGGTGCGGTCGGGGCATCGCCAGCCGGGCCATGGGGCTCGGCGCTCAGGTGATCGTGTGCGAGGTGGATCCGTTGAGGGCCCTTCAGGCGAAGATGGACGGGTTCCGCGTGCTCCCGATGAGCGCCGCGGCCCGGGAGGGCGACCTCTTCCTGACGGCCACCGGCAACAAGCACGTGATCCGGGAGGAGCACTTCCGCCGGATGAAGCACGGGGCGGTGGTGGCGAACTCGGGCCACTTCAACGTCGAGATCGACATTCCGGCGCTCGAGAAGCTGTCGAAGAGCAAGCGCCGCGTGCGCGGCGTGGTCGACGTCTACACGCTGCGCGACGGCCGGGAGATCGCGCTCCTCGCCGAGGGGCGCCTGGTGAACCTCTCGGCGGCGGAGGGGCATCCGGCATCCGTGATGGACATGTCGTTCGCGAATCAAGCGATGGCCGTCGAGCATCTGGTCAAGCAGGCTGGTCGGCTCGAACCGGGTGTGTACAAGGTGCCCGAGGCGATCGATCGGAAGGTGGCTGCCCTCAAGCTCCGCGCGATGGGGGTGAGGATCGATCGGCTCACCGCGGAGCAGCGGGCCTACCTGGCCTCCTGGCAGGAAGGAACGTAG
- a CDS encoding ParB/RepB/Spo0J family partition protein, which yields MRADTHFVDQITSARPAAIGRMIDIELLVPNPNQPRRELSDIDELAESIREKGILEPILVRPLPDGQYEIIAGERRYRAARKIGLSMVPCIELDVDDRGTLEISLIENLQRRNLSVFEEAEAIARLCEDFGYTHEQVARKLGRSRTSITEILSLNRMPPEVQEACRRADITTKSTLMEIARQPTTRDMLALVQQVAEERLTRDEVRDRKRGRDSARRRSEGRRPYVFRYRPPDRDFTLSLKFEREVVPPEELLEVLEQIVADLKEQIAEES from the coding sequence ATGCGGGCGGACACGCACTTCGTCGACCAGATCACCTCGGCGCGCCCGGCTGCCATCGGGCGGATGATCGACATCGAACTCCTGGTCCCGAACCCCAACCAGCCGCGCCGCGAGCTGTCCGACATCGACGAGCTGGCGGAGTCGATCCGGGAGAAGGGGATTCTCGAGCCGATCCTCGTGCGACCGCTCCCCGACGGCCAGTACGAGATCATCGCAGGGGAGCGGCGCTACCGCGCCGCGCGCAAGATCGGTCTGTCGATGGTGCCCTGCATCGAGCTGGATGTCGACGACCGGGGCACGCTCGAGATCAGCCTCATCGAGAACCTCCAGAGGCGGAACCTCTCGGTCTTCGAAGAGGCGGAAGCGATCGCCCGCCTGTGCGAGGACTTCGGTTACACGCACGAGCAGGTCGCGCGCAAGCTCGGGCGCTCCCGCACGAGCATCACCGAGATCCTCAGCCTCAACCGGATGCCTCCGGAGGTCCAGGAGGCATGTCGGCGCGCCGACATCACCACGAAGAGCACGCTGATGGAGATCGCCCGGCAGCCGACGACTCGCGACATGCTGGCGCTGGTCCAGCAGGTGGCGGAGGAGCGGCTGACGCGGGACGAGGTTCGGGACCGCAAGCGGGGTCGCGACAGCGCAAGACGCAGATCGGAAGGCCGGCGCCCCTACGTTTTCCGGTACCGGCCGCCCGACCGCGACTTCACGCTCAGCCTCAAGTTCGAGCGCGAGGTCGTGCCTCCGGAGGAGCTGCTCGAGGTCCTCGAGCAGATCGTCGCGGATCTCAAGGAACAGATCGCCGAGGAGAGCTGA